One genomic window of Fusarium keratoplasticum isolate Fu6.1 chromosome 3, whole genome shotgun sequence includes the following:
- a CDS encoding Aldo-ket-red domain-containing protein, with protein sequence MTQQTRFKLNTGASIPAIGFGTFQDPDAQEDAVSRALEAGLRLIDTARVYDVEKQVGRGIKKSGVSREDIFLGTKLWCNDFHPDDVERALDASLADLDTPYVDLLMMHYPCTFARGEERFPRDGNGKMIHGETTFVDTWKAMEKLVKTGKTRAIGVSNFSKAELETLIGECSVVPAVHQMEVHPYLQQKSFNQWLRSQGIHVVQFSPLGNMNGFYRATGWSKEVSHMKRVIDQPLLQDLGRKYGKSAVQIVLAWGVNNGRSVIPKSTIDWQIKENVEADFKLDAEDIKAIEELDIKARFNDPSLDYQWRLYADLEGIEGTKDGRTH encoded by the exons ATGACTCAACAGACACGATTCAAGCTCAACACAGGCGCCTCAATTCCCGCTATTGGCTTCGGAACGTTTCAGGACCCAGATGCTCAAGAGGACGCCGTGTCGCGAGCTCTCGAGGCGGGCCTGCGCCTCATCGACACTGCACGCGTGTACGATGTGGAAAAGCAGGTTGGAAGAGGCATCAAGAAGAGCGGGGTTTCGCGAGAGGACATCTTCCTTGGTACCAAGCTGTGGTGCAACGACTTCCACCCGGATGATGTCGAAAGGGCTCTGGATGCGTCACTGGCGGATCTCGACACTCCATATGTGGACCTGCTCATGATGCACTACCCCTGTACTTTTGCTAGGGGCGAGGAGCGGTTCCCAAGAGACGGCAATGGTAAAATGATCCACGGCGAAACCACGTTTGTGGACACTTGGAAGGCTATGGAGAAGCTTGTCAAGACAGGCAAGACGAGGGCCATCGGCGTCTCCAACTTCAGCAAAGCAGAGCTCGAGACACTCATCGGAGAGTGCTCAGTG GTCCCGGCCGTTCACCAAATGGAGGTTCATCCCTACCTGCAACAGAAGAGTTTCAACCAGTGGCTTCGCTCGCAGGGTATTCATGTCGTGCAGTTCAGCCCTCTGGGGAACATGAATGGCTTTTATCGTGCGACAGGCTGGAGCAAGGAAGTCTCTCACATGAAAAGGGTCATCGAccagcctcttctccaagacctTGGGCGCAAGTACGGCAAGAGCGCGGTCCAAATCGTGTTGGCGTGGGGTGTTAACAATGGCCGTTCCGTCATTCCGAAGAGCACCATCGACTGGCAGATCAAGGAAAATGTCGAGGCCgacttcaagctcgacgccgaggaTATCAAGGCGATTGAGGAGTTGGATATCAAGGCGCGGTTCAACGATCCTAGTCTCGACTACCAGTGGAGACTGTacgccgacctcgagggTATTGAGGGGACAAAGGACGGGCGAACTCATTGA
- a CDS encoding MFS domain-containing protein has product MAFLTVDQTRSWMVAAHLQKRSLLVAVNALAGMSIFFFGYDQGLMGGVNQSTDYIRRMGLGHLAEDGSPVITKTLLQGGIMAIFYLGTLVGCLAGGSFGDRYGRIGTIGLGAAWAIFGAALQSSAMNPSWMLGSRFVNGIGTGILNGIVPAWASELSDYTSRGTFIAMEFTLNIFGVVVAYWLAYGVSFIDNGESEIRWRFPIAFQILPLLCLLAGCWAFPESPRWLVKAGRNEEALYILGRLRGTEGEDAGLAETECNDIRRAIELERSSESTSYIHMLFGWKSGKLHTGRRVQLVIWLQIIQCWTGIAGVTMYGPTIFHIAGFGPSKTQWVAGLNNIFYMFATLICVYTIDRIGRRWTLYWGSVGQGIAMFLVGGLSRGGLNARADGNIDTANQWGAAAASMVYLYTFIFGATWLTVPWLYPAEIFPIHIRAKGNSWGVVGWSIGNGTLTLLLPYIVSAINEKMMYIFAVVNVLSIPIVYALYPESNQRTLEEMDLLFAAPTPWAWDAEKIFARLKEERDAAGEGVKDKNSETPAEFVESV; this is encoded by the exons ATGGCATTCCTCACAGTCGACCAGACTCGGTCGTGGATGGTTGCAGCCCACTTGCAGAAGCGATCGCTTCTGGTGGCTGTCAACGCCCTGGCTGGcatgtccatcttcttcttcg GCTATGATCAGGGACTCATGGGAGGTGTGAACCAGAGCACCGACTATATCCGTCGCATGGGCCTAGGTCATCTCGCTGAAGATGGGAGCCCTGTCATAACCAAAACTCTCCTTCAGGGAGGCATCATGGCGATATTCTATCTTGGAACACTCGTCGGTTGTCTCGCTGGTGGTTCCTTTGGTGACCGGTACGGCCGAATCGGAACCATCGGCCTTGGTGCAGCTTGGGCCATCTTCGGCGCTGCTCTTCAATCGTCCGCCATGAACCCATCATGGATGCTCGGTTCTCGGTTTGTCAATGGCATCGGGACTGGTATCTTGAACGGCATCGTCCCAGCCTGGGCCTCGGAACTCTCCGACTACACTAGCAGAGGAACCTTTATCGCTATGGAGTTCACACTCAACATCTTTGGTGTCGTCGTGGCTTATTGGCTTGCCTACGGTGTGAGCTTCATCGACAATGGCGAATCTGAGATCCGTTGGCGCTTCCCAATCGCATTCCAGATCCTCCCACTGCTATGCCTCCTTGCAGGATGCTGGGCCTTCCCCGAGTCCCCTCGATGGCTAGTTAAAGCCGGCCGCAACGAGGAGGCACTGTATATCCTAGGACGCCTTCGGGGCACGGAGGGTGAAGATGCCGGCCTTGCCGAGACCGAATGTAACGATATTCGGAGAGCTATTGAGCTTGAGAGGAGCTCCGAATCCACTTCCTATATCCATATGCTCTTCGGTTGGAAGTCTGGAAAACTTCATACTGGTCGCCGGGTGCAGCTGGTCATTTGGCTCCAAATCATACAGTGCTGGACTGGTATTGCCGGTGTAACCATGTACGGACCTA CGATTTTCCACATTGCTGGCTTTGGCCCCAGCAAGACGCAGTGGGTTGCAGGCCTCAATAACATCTTCTACATGTTCGCCACCTTGATCTGCGTGTACACCATTGATCGCATCGGGCGCCGATGGACTCTCTACTGGGGCTCAGTTGGACAAGGAATCGCCATGTTCCTCGTCGGTGGGCTATCCCGTGGCGGCCTCAACGCGAGGGCAGACGGCAATATCGACACTGCGAACCAATGGGGCGCTGCCGCTGCGTCCATGGTCTATCTGTATACCTTCATCTTTGGCGCTACCTGGCTTACGGTTCCTTGGCTCTACCCAGCCGAGATCTTCCCTATCCATATCAGAGCAAAGGGGAACTCGTGGGGTGTTGTTGGATGGAGTATTGGAAACGG GACGCTTACTCTCTTGCTCCCGTACATTGTGAGCGCCATCAACGAAAAGATGATGTACATCTTTGCTGTTGTCAATGTCCTCAGTATCCCCATCG TCTATGCCCTTTATCCCGAGTCCAACCAGCGCACActggaagagatggatctCCTGTTTGCAGCTCCAACTCCTTGGGCATGGGACGCCGAGAAGATCTTTGCGAGGCTCAAGGAGGAAAGAGATGCAGCTGGTGAAGGGGTCAAAGACAAGAACAGCGAAACCCCTGCCGAGTTTGTGGAGAGTGTGTGA
- a CDS encoding Fructose-bisphosphate aldolase encodes MSQTKDWKASNRHLQILKAAEEGHYGVIAAIAYNIEQILGLVRAAEKARSPLILQFFPWAIRFSDGLLIRTAADAARRASVPVSVHLDHAQDEAVIKLAADTLPFDSIMVDMSHYDKEENLRKTAKWVLYCNDRQIATEAEPGRIEGGEDGVTDTAGLEASKTTPEEVEQFIATGVDVLAPAFGNVHGEYGPQGPQLDFERFYSIKAQLNKRAHVALHGTNGFPPDLMRQCIRAGATKINVNRAVLDDYYAHLRAENARVKPHTVLMEEGVEKVMNQTIEWMEIVGSASKAPSS; translated from the exons ATGAGCCAAACAAAGGACTGGAAGGCATCAAACCGCCACCTCCAGATCCTAaaggctgctgaggaagGTCACTACGGTGTCATTGCCGCCATCGCCTACAACATCGAGCAAATCCTTGGTCTCGTCCGAGCAGCCGAAAAGGCTCGATCCCCCCTCATCCTCCAGTTCTTTCCATGGGCCATCCGGTTTTCAGATGGACTCTTGATACGGACAGCTGCGGACGCTGCCAGACGAGCTAGTGTGCCCGTGTCTGTCCATCTTGACCACGCGCAAGATGAGGCCGTCATCAAGCTTGCGGCAGATACGTTGCCGTTCGACAGCATCATGGTCGACATGTCTCATTacgacaaggaggagaatCTGAGAAAGACGGCCAAGTGGGTGTTGTATTGCAACGACAGGCAGATTGCGACCGAGGCCGAGCCTGGCAGGATCGAGGGTGGTGAAGACGGCGTTACCGACACGGCAGGGCTTGAGGCCAGCAAGACGACTCCAGAAGAGGTTGAACAATTCATTGCAACGGGTGTAGATGTTCTGGCTCCTGCGTTTGGTAACGTGCATGGCGAGTATGGGCCGCAAGGGCCTCAGCTGGACTTTGAGAG GTTCTATTCAATCAAAGCACAGCTCAACAAGAGGGCACATGTTGCTCTCCATGGCACCAACGGCTTTCCGCCCGACTTAATGCGCCAATGCATCAGAGCTGGGGCAACCAAGATCAATGTCAACAGGGCCGTCCTCGACGACTACTACGCTCACCTCAGAGCCGAGAATGCAAGGGTGAAACCGCATACTGTTCTCATGGAGGAAGGTGTGGAGAAGGTGATGAACCAGACGATTGAGTGGATGGAGATTGTTGGCTCAGCGAGTAAAGCGCCCTCTTCATAG